A single region of the Enterobacter cloacae complex sp. R_G8 genome encodes:
- a CDS encoding MBL fold metallo-hydrolase, translated as MLTVKKLALSTLITSSLLFYPALHSLAETPQHVVKQPAGGYSVQVGDVLVTAFTDGSVAQDLHKLLRRTTPQQIDALLAKNFQTNPPEVSINAFLIALPGHKILVDTGSGQLFGPGNGGRLIESLATQGIKPQDITEILLTHAHSDHAGGLIKDGKAVFTNARVFVGKPDIDFFFNEENQKKTGYDQNYFDVAQKTLKPYLDAGKVVPFTGTSELLPGITGTVHPGHTPGSAFYTLVSKGEKITFVGDIIHAAAVQFPQPEVTIAYDEDQDGAARVRKHAFDDFVKNRDLVAAPHLPFPGIGYVTKGERAGYAWVPVTYTNRDASTAK; from the coding sequence ATGCTTACTGTCAAGAAACTTGCCCTCTCTACGCTCATCACCAGTTCACTGCTCTTCTACCCTGCGCTGCACTCCCTGGCAGAGACGCCTCAGCACGTGGTAAAACAACCGGCGGGCGGCTACAGCGTTCAGGTGGGCGACGTGCTGGTCACCGCGTTTACAGACGGCAGCGTCGCGCAGGATTTGCATAAGCTGCTGCGCCGGACAACGCCGCAACAAATTGATGCACTGCTGGCGAAAAATTTCCAGACCAACCCGCCAGAGGTCTCCATCAACGCCTTCCTGATTGCGCTGCCGGGACACAAAATTCTGGTCGATACGGGTTCAGGCCAGCTCTTTGGTCCGGGTAACGGTGGGCGTTTAATCGAGAGCCTGGCAACGCAGGGGATCAAACCGCAGGACATCACGGAAATCTTACTGACGCACGCCCATTCCGATCACGCCGGTGGCCTGATTAAGGACGGCAAGGCGGTATTTACCAACGCTCGCGTGTTTGTCGGGAAACCGGATATCGACTTTTTCTTCAATGAAGAGAATCAGAAAAAAACCGGTTACGACCAGAACTACTTTGACGTGGCGCAGAAGACCTTAAAACCGTATCTTGATGCCGGCAAAGTGGTGCCGTTTACCGGTACTTCTGAGCTGCTGCCGGGTATTACCGGAACGGTTCACCCTGGCCATACGCCGGGCTCGGCCTTCTATACGCTGGTAAGTAAAGGCGAGAAGATCACCTTCGTGGGCGACATTATTCACGCTGCTGCGGTCCAGTTCCCGCAGCCTGAGGTGACCATCGCCTACGATGAAGATCAGGACGGCGCCGCCCGTGTGCGCAAGCATGCCTTTGACGACTTCGTCAAAAACAGAGATCTGGTTGCCGCGCCACACCTGCCGTTCCCCGGTATCGGCTATGTCACCAAAGGCGAACGTGCGGGCTATGCCTGGGTTCCGGTTACCTATACCAACCGGGACGCCAGCACGGCTAAATAA
- a CDS encoding LysR substrate-binding domain-containing protein, whose product MQFRLMRNFLVVAEELHMHRAAERLNMAQPALSQQIKALEARLGVTLFSRAHRRLTLTPAGDAFLVKARLAIAMTEQAVLDARQTARGEQGVLNLGCVSSAMFDGKLPATLRQLHENWPAIAISLMTGNVQTLYEAVETNQLDVAIIRAPLPALPDDLQSRPFTSEKTVLALPRQHPLATSSALTLSSVKDEKWISLRDPQGMGLEQYFCDACNGAGFQPEVVQNATDVPTVISLVAAGFGIALLPASARAVSVGNVVYVDIIDRLRESELTLVCHRIIRSEVLKKFLTTVAQG is encoded by the coding sequence ATGCAATTTCGTCTGATGCGTAATTTTCTGGTGGTGGCCGAAGAGCTCCATATGCACCGCGCCGCGGAGCGGCTGAACATGGCGCAACCGGCGCTGAGTCAGCAGATTAAAGCGCTGGAGGCGCGTCTGGGCGTCACACTGTTTAGCCGGGCACATCGTCGCTTAACCCTGACGCCTGCCGGAGACGCGTTTCTGGTCAAAGCCCGGCTGGCAATTGCGATGACCGAGCAGGCTGTGCTGGACGCCAGACAAACCGCCCGTGGCGAACAGGGGGTGTTGAATCTGGGATGTGTATCGAGTGCGATGTTCGACGGTAAGCTGCCTGCTACGCTACGCCAGCTGCACGAAAACTGGCCCGCGATTGCCATTTCGCTGATGACCGGGAACGTGCAGACGCTTTACGAAGCCGTGGAGACCAACCAGCTGGACGTGGCGATTATCCGGGCTCCGCTGCCTGCGTTACCTGACGATCTGCAATCTCGTCCCTTTACCTCAGAAAAAACGGTGCTGGCGCTGCCTCGCCAACATCCCCTGGCAACGTCATCCGCACTGACGCTTTCATCCGTGAAGGACGAAAAGTGGATCTCGCTGCGCGATCCGCAAGGCATGGGGCTGGAACAATATTTCTGTGATGCCTGTAACGGGGCGGGTTTCCAGCCGGAGGTGGTGCAGAATGCCACCGACGTGCCCACCGTCATCAGCCTTGTCGCGGCGGGATTTGGCATTGCGCTCTTGCCCGCCTCAGCCAGGGCGGTGAGCGTCGGGAATGTGGTTTATGTCGACATTATTGATCGGCTCAGGGAGAGCGAGCTGACGCTGGTTTGTCACCGAATCATACGTTCTGAAGTCTTAAAAAAGTTCCTGACTACTGTCGCTCAGGGCTGA
- a CDS encoding LysR family transcriptional regulator has translation MTPFSDLDIDLILTLDALLTDRNITHAAARLGVSQPALSARLSRLRAIFGEPLFIPSPHGRGVLPTPRAEALRPQVAAVLRGISAMLAPTGFNPRESNRTFVIALHENPALMLGAELLNHIRREAPGIRLRFALPEWVNLPQQLESGDVDIYIGVSAGAHDGWVRRKLFEDAFATAQRKEHPRGTGPLDLAQYCALSHLVVSSQGDPFTGFVDQTLAGLGYQRNVVMSTQSYAMAPPLVAGTDLICTLPGRMLQQFATTLDIFPPPLPLQPIAISMYWHPKNSQDTASAWLREQLLLAAGRQP, from the coding sequence ATGACGCCATTTTCAGACCTGGATATTGACCTGATATTGACGTTGGATGCACTGCTCACCGACCGGAACATCACGCATGCCGCCGCACGTCTGGGGGTCAGCCAGCCCGCGCTGTCAGCCCGTCTTTCGCGCCTGCGTGCCATTTTTGGCGAGCCGTTGTTTATCCCTTCCCCACATGGACGTGGGGTGTTGCCCACACCCCGAGCCGAGGCGCTGAGGCCACAGGTCGCGGCCGTTCTGCGTGGTATCAGCGCGATGCTTGCCCCCACCGGGTTTAACCCCCGCGAGAGCAACCGCACGTTCGTCATTGCCCTGCATGAAAACCCGGCCCTGATGCTTGGGGCTGAACTGCTGAATCACATCAGACGTGAAGCGCCGGGGATCCGCCTGCGTTTCGCCCTGCCGGAGTGGGTGAACCTGCCCCAGCAGCTGGAAAGCGGAGACGTTGATATTTACATCGGCGTAAGTGCGGGCGCGCACGACGGCTGGGTCAGACGCAAACTGTTTGAAGACGCGTTTGCTACCGCCCAGCGCAAAGAGCATCCTCGCGGTACGGGGCCGCTGGATCTGGCGCAGTATTGCGCCCTCTCTCATCTGGTGGTCTCCTCCCAGGGCGATCCATTTACCGGCTTTGTCGACCAGACGCTGGCCGGGCTGGGATATCAGCGCAACGTGGTGATGTCCACGCAAAGCTATGCCATGGCACCGCCTCTGGTGGCGGGGACTGACCTGATTTGCACCTTACCGGGACGCATGTTGCAGCAGTTCGCCACCACGCTCGATATTTTCCCACCGCCGCTGCCTTTGCAGCCGATCGCCATCAGCATGTACTGGCATCCTAAAAACAGCCAGGATACGGCGAGCGCCTGGTTGCGCGAACAACTGCTGCTCGCCGCCGGACGTCAGCCCTGA
- a CDS encoding 5'-nucleotidase, lipoprotein e(P4) family has translation MNSMIKALLVALPMLSGTATAANNELCEPKAYEMALRYQQKSAEIMALQLQTYRFATGRFDEKVKDLKTPENYAVVMDLDETVLDNTPLLVRDMEQCHDYTQWDTWSDWEKQGKPGLIPGAQAFLEHVDQSKVRIYYVSDRMQENKADTIKTLKSLGLPQVSDDSVLLDTVSKEERRQSILKKQQIIMLFGDSLPDFAVQFKNKKPSEQQRELVEASAEHFGNDWIVLPNAAYGSWSKATPDSWKP, from the coding sequence GTGAATTCAATGATTAAGGCATTACTGGTGGCATTACCGATGTTGAGCGGAACCGCTACAGCGGCGAATAATGAACTGTGTGAACCAAAAGCCTACGAAATGGCGCTGCGCTACCAGCAGAAGTCGGCTGAAATCATGGCGCTTCAGCTGCAGACGTACCGTTTTGCCACCGGGCGTTTTGATGAGAAGGTGAAAGATCTGAAAACGCCAGAAAATTACGCGGTGGTGATGGATCTGGATGAAACCGTGCTCGACAACACCCCGCTGTTGGTGCGTGACATGGAACAGTGCCATGACTACACCCAATGGGATACCTGGAGCGACTGGGAAAAACAGGGAAAACCCGGCCTGATCCCCGGCGCGCAGGCGTTTCTTGAGCATGTGGATCAAAGCAAGGTGCGTATCTACTATGTCTCTGACCGCATGCAGGAAAATAAAGCAGATACCATCAAAACGTTAAAATCCCTTGGCCTGCCGCAGGTCTCGGACGACAGCGTGCTTCTGGATACGGTAAGCAAAGAAGAGCGCCGCCAGAGCATCCTTAAAAAGCAGCAGATCATTATGCTGTTTGGCGACAGCCTGCCGGATTTCGCCGTGCAGTTTAAAAACAAAAAACCGAGCGAGCAGCAGCGCGAGCTGGTTGAGGCAAGTGCAGAGCATTTTGGCAATGACTGGATTGTGCTGCCTAACGCCGCTTATGGCTCATGGTCAAAAGCCACGCCGGATAGCTGGAAGCCGTAA
- a CDS encoding UbiD family decarboxylase: protein MQNPINDLRSAIALLQRHQGHYIETDHPVDPNAELAGVYRHIGAGGTVKRPTRTGPAMMFNSVKGYPGSRILVGMHASRERAALLLGCEPSKLAQHVGQAVKNPVAPVVVPASQAPCQEQVFYADDPDFDLRKLLPAPTNTPIDAGPFFCLGLVLASDPEDTSLTDVTIHRLCVQERDELSMFLAAGRHIEVFRKKAEAAGKPLPVTINMGLDPAIYIGACFEAPTTPFGYNELGVAGALRQQPVELVQGVAVKEKAIARAEIIIEGELLPGVRVREDQHTNTGHAMPEFPGYCGEANPSLPVIKVKAVTMRNHAILQTLVGPGEEHTTLAGLPTEASIRNAVEEAIPGFLQNVYAHTAGGGKFLGILQVKKRQPSDEGRQGQAALIALATYSELKNIILVDEDVDIFDSDDILWAMTTRMQGDVSITNIPGIRGHQLDPSQSPDYSTSIRGNGISCKTVFDCTVPWALKDRFERAPFMEVDPTPWAPELFNDKK from the coding sequence ATGCAAAACCCCATCAACGATCTCAGAAGCGCCATCGCGTTGCTGCAACGCCATCAGGGTCACTATATCGAAACCGATCACCCCGTAGATCCCAATGCGGAACTGGCAGGCGTGTACCGCCATATCGGCGCGGGCGGTACCGTAAAACGCCCCACCCGCACGGGCCCGGCCATGATGTTCAATAGCGTGAAGGGCTACCCCGGCTCCCGCATTCTGGTAGGGATGCACGCCAGCCGGGAAAGAGCGGCACTGCTGCTGGGGTGCGAACCCTCGAAGCTGGCGCAGCACGTCGGTCAGGCGGTGAAAAACCCGGTTGCGCCGGTGGTGGTCCCGGCCTCTCAGGCACCATGCCAGGAGCAGGTCTTCTATGCCGACGACCCGGACTTTGACCTGCGTAAGCTGCTCCCGGCCCCAACCAACACGCCGATTGATGCAGGCCCGTTCTTCTGTCTGGGGCTGGTGCTGGCAAGCGATCCGGAAGATACCTCGCTGACCGACGTGACCATTCACCGTCTCTGTGTGCAGGAGCGAGATGAACTCTCTATGTTCCTTGCCGCCGGTCGCCATATCGAAGTCTTTCGCAAGAAGGCCGAAGCGGCGGGCAAACCGCTGCCGGTCACCATCAATATGGGACTTGACCCGGCTATCTACATTGGGGCCTGTTTCGAAGCGCCAACCACGCCATTCGGTTACAACGAGCTTGGCGTCGCCGGTGCATTACGCCAGCAGCCGGTGGAACTGGTACAGGGTGTGGCGGTAAAAGAGAAAGCGATCGCGCGGGCGGAAATCATCATTGAGGGCGAACTGCTTCCCGGCGTGCGCGTAAGAGAAGATCAGCACACCAACACCGGCCACGCCATGCCGGAGTTCCCGGGCTACTGCGGTGAAGCCAACCCGTCCTTACCGGTTATCAAAGTGAAAGCGGTCACCATGCGAAACCACGCGATCCTGCAGACGCTGGTGGGCCCGGGCGAAGAGCACACCACGCTGGCCGGTTTGCCGACAGAGGCCAGCATTCGCAACGCGGTCGAAGAGGCCATCCCTGGTTTTCTGCAGAACGTCTACGCACACACCGCCGGGGGCGGTAAATTCCTCGGCATTTTACAGGTGAAAAAACGCCAGCCCTCAGACGAAGGACGTCAGGGCCAGGCGGCGCTTATCGCCTTAGCCACCTATTCCGAGCTGAAAAACATTATCCTCGTGGATGAAGACGTGGACATCTTCGACAGTGACGACATCCTGTGGGCGATGACCACCCGCATGCAGGGCGATGTGAGCATCACCAACATTCCGGGGATCCGTGGCCACCAACTGGATCCGTCGCAGTCGCCGGACTACAGCACCTCGATCCGAGGAAACGGCATTTCCTGCAAGACTGTCTTCGACTGCACGGTACCGTGGGCGCTAAAGGACCGCTTTGAACGTGCGCCGTTTATGGAAGTTGATCCCACTCCATGGGCACCGGAACTGTTCAACGATAAAAAATAA
- the treZ gene encoding malto-oligosyltrehalose trehalohydrolase — MEFRTFQKQWGAEFISGDVVRFRVWAEGQQQLTLRLADEDLPMAAIGHGWFQIDVPGVTHGTEYQFVLQDGMTVPDPASRAQKGDVNGPSVVIDPGRYQPVNPNWAGRPWEETVIYELHIGTFTPQGTFRAAIDKLPYLAELGITQLEVMPVSQFGGSRGWGYDGVLLYAPHSAYGTPEDFHAFIDAAHGLGLSVVLDIVLNHFGPEGNYFPLLSPAFFDAQRMTPWGNGIAYEREPVRHYILDAPLFWLTEYRLDGLRFDAIDQIKDTASKHILQQIAETIREALPDRHIHLTTEDSRNVIFLHPRDEKGATPLFTAEWNDDFHNAAHVFATGETHAYYQDFAFEPEKKFARALAEGFVYQGEVSLQTGHSRGVECHTQPPTFFVDFIQNHDQTGNRAQGERLITLAGADKTRVLLAALLLSPHIPLLFMGEEYGETSPFLFFTDFHGELAKAVREGRAKEFTGHSGHDGDVPDPNDEQTFARSKLDWHNVTTAQGKSWLRFTRSLLVLRHRYLVPLLRPGGTVEGKIVKTAPGMAAVSWSFPTGTLSLALNIGNNPVDVPALAGETLFSWPEVSDVLPPNSIVVRFADGDAS; from the coding sequence ATGGAATTCAGGACATTTCAAAAGCAGTGGGGTGCTGAGTTTATTTCCGGTGACGTTGTACGTTTTCGCGTCTGGGCTGAAGGACAACAACAACTTACGCTACGTCTGGCAGACGAGGATCTGCCCATGGCGGCGATCGGTCACGGCTGGTTCCAGATTGACGTACCTGGCGTGACGCATGGCACCGAGTATCAGTTCGTTTTACAGGACGGCATGACGGTACCTGACCCCGCGTCGCGGGCGCAGAAAGGTGACGTTAATGGCCCCTCCGTGGTGATCGATCCCGGCCGCTATCAGCCCGTGAACCCGAACTGGGCAGGGCGACCGTGGGAAGAGACGGTGATTTACGAACTGCATATTGGCACCTTTACCCCGCAGGGCACCTTCCGGGCGGCTATCGACAAGCTGCCGTATCTGGCTGAACTCGGCATCACCCAGCTTGAAGTCATGCCGGTTTCACAGTTCGGCGGCAGTCGCGGCTGGGGCTATGACGGCGTATTACTGTATGCCCCGCACTCCGCCTATGGCACGCCGGAGGATTTTCACGCGTTCATTGATGCGGCGCACGGCCTGGGCCTTTCCGTGGTGCTGGATATCGTACTCAACCATTTCGGCCCCGAGGGAAACTACTTCCCCTTGCTGTCACCCGCGTTTTTTGATGCGCAAAGAATGACGCCGTGGGGTAATGGTATTGCCTATGAACGGGAGCCGGTCAGACACTACATTCTGGATGCGCCCCTGTTCTGGCTGACTGAATACCGTCTGGATGGTTTACGGTTTGATGCCATCGACCAGATCAAAGATACGGCGTCGAAACATATTCTTCAGCAGATCGCGGAAACGATCCGCGAAGCGCTCCCGGATCGTCATATCCATCTCACCACCGAAGACAGCCGTAACGTCATTTTCCTGCATCCACGGGATGAAAAGGGAGCCACGCCGCTGTTTACCGCCGAGTGGAATGATGACTTCCACAACGCCGCCCACGTCTTTGCCACCGGCGAAACGCATGCCTACTATCAGGATTTTGCCTTCGAACCCGAGAAAAAATTCGCCAGAGCGCTCGCAGAAGGGTTTGTCTATCAGGGTGAGGTCTCTTTGCAGACCGGACACTCACGCGGGGTGGAATGCCACACCCAGCCGCCGACCTTCTTTGTCGATTTTATTCAAAACCACGATCAAACCGGTAACCGCGCCCAGGGCGAACGGCTTATTACCCTGGCGGGCGCGGATAAAACCCGCGTTCTGCTCGCCGCGCTGCTGCTGTCACCCCATATCCCGCTGCTGTTTATGGGCGAAGAGTACGGCGAAACTAGCCCGTTCCTGTTCTTTACGGATTTTCATGGCGAGCTGGCGAAAGCCGTGCGGGAAGGGCGGGCAAAAGAGTTTACCGGCCACAGCGGGCACGATGGTGATGTACCGGATCCGAATGACGAGCAGACCTTTGCCCGCTCAAAACTGGACTGGCATAACGTGACGACTGCGCAGGGTAAATCCTGGCTGCGCTTCACGCGAAGCCTGCTGGTCCTGCGGCATCGCTATCTTGTGCCATTACTCCGCCCTGGCGGCACCGTTGAGGGGAAAATCGTTAAGACCGCTCCCGGTATGGCGGCGGTGAGCTGGTCTTTCCCGACGGGCACGTTGTCGCTGGCGCTCAATATCGGTAATAACCCCGTTGACGTTCCTGCGCTGGCAGGTGAAACGCTCTTTAGCTGGCCGGAGGTCAGTGACGTATTACCGCCAAACAGCATTGTCGTTCGTTTTGCAGATGGAGACGCATCATGA